The window CATTCCGTGAGCTCGCTGAGGACGCTCCGGACACCCTCACCGTCGTCGCCCGGTTCCTGGCGCTGCTGGAGCTCTACCGGGAGAAGGCCGTCACCCTCGACCAGGAGGAGGCGCTCGGCGAGCTCATGGTGCGCTGGGCCGGGGGCGAGGGGGCGGAGCCCGCGGTGACGGACGAGTTCGATCAAGAGGTGCAGGACATGGACGTACAAGAGGATGTGCAGGCATGAGCGAGCAGCGCCCCACCGGTGCGAGCACCGTCGCGGATCTTGAGCTCAAGCCCGCCCTCGAGGCCGTTCTCATGGTCGTCGACGAACCCGCCACCGAGGAACACCTCGCCAAGGTGCTGGAGCGGCCCCGGCGGGCCGTCGCCGACGCGCTGCGGGAGCTGGCCGACGAGTACACCGTGCAGCGCCGCGGTTTCGATCTCCGGCTGGTCGCGGGCGGCTGGCGCTTCTACACGCGCCCGGAGTACGCGGAGGCCGTCGAGGGCTTCGTGCTGGACGGCCAGCAGGCCCGCCTCACCCAGGCGGCTCTGGAGACCCTCGCAGTGGTCGCGTACCGCCAGCCGGTCAGCCGCTCGAGGGTCTCTGCCGTACGCGGCGTGAACTGTGACGGCGTGATGCGGACGCTCCTGCAGAGGGGCCTGGTCGAGGAAGCGGGCGCGGAACCCGAAACAGGTGCGATCCTGTACAGGACGACGAACTACTTTCTGGAGCGGATGGGCCTGCGCGGCCTGGATGAGCTCCCGGAGCTCGCGCCCTTCCTCCCCGAGGCGGACGCGATCGAGGCTGAGACGCTAGAGGGTGTGCCGTCGTTCGATCCGGACGCACCGGACACCCCGGATACTCACGCAGACGACAAGACGGAATTTTGATGCGAAGCAGTGGCAGGAACAGCGGAAGCGGCAGCGGCAAGAGCGGCGGCAACCGGAACCCCCGGGGTGGCGGCGCCGGGCGCGACGACAGGCAGGACAAGCGTCCCCGCAGGCCCCGCCCCGAGGAGCGCCGCTACGACGTGGGCGGCACCGGGGCCGGCGAGAAGAGCGGCGACGGCCCCCGCAAGGGCCGCGGCGCCGCGGCCCGCGGTGGCGCCAAGGGCGGTCCGAAGCCCCCGCAGGGCGGCGCGAGGAGCGGCGGCCCGCGGCGTGGCCCGCAGGGTGCCCCGTCCCGCTCTCGCGAGCTCGACGCCAAGATCGAGCAGCGCAACCGGGACAGGTACGCGAACAAGCCCGACATCAAGACGCCCAAGACCCACCCGGGCGCCGAGCAGGAGGGCGAGCGTCTGCAGAAGGTCCTGGCCAGGGCCGGCATGGGCTCGCGCCGTGCGTGCGAGGAGCTGATCGAGCAGTCCCGCGTCGAGGTCAACGGCGAGATCGTCGTCGAGCAGGGCATGCGCGTCGATGTGCACAAGGACGAGATCAAGGTCGACGGTCTGACCGTCGCCGCCCAGTCGTACCTCTTCTTCGCGCTGAACAAGCCCGCCGGTGTCGTCTCCTCGATGGAGGACCCGGACGGCCGCCAGTGCCTCGGCGACTACGTCACCAACCGGGAGACGCGGCTCTTCCACGTCGGCCGGCTGGACACCGAGACCGAGGGCATCATCCTGCTCACCAACCACGGCGAGCTGGCCCACCGGCTGACCCACCCGAAGTACGGCGTGAAGAAGACCTACCTGGCCGCCATCCAGGGACCGCTCCCGCGCGACCTGGGCAAGCACCTCAAGGACGGCATCCAGCTGGAGGACGGGTACGCCCGCGCCGACCACTTCCGCGTCGTCGAGAACACCGGTAAGAACTACCTGGTCGAGGTGACCCTCCACGAGGGCCGCAAGCACATCGTCCGCCGGATGCTGGCCGAGGCCGGCTTCCCGGTCGAGCGGCTGGTGCGGACGTCCTTCGGGCCGATCCCGCTGGGCGACCAGAAGTCCGGCTGGCTGCGCCGCCTCACCAACACCGAGGTGGGCATGCTGATGGGCGAGGTCGGTCTGTAGTCCGCCTTCGGCGTCCGCTGTACGGCCCGCGGCCGGTTCCTGGTTTCGATTTTCGAACAGGAAACCGGCCGCGGGCCTTTTGCTGCCATCGAATCGCCTTTATAGTCAAGGTGACTATTAAGGAGGCGGGTGTGAGTCTCGCGGACATCATCGATCCCCTGCAGCAACCTCTGGTGACAGTCCTGGACACCCCGGTCGGCTGGACCGAGGTGCTCGGCTTCGGCAGTGGCGCGCTGTGCGTCTGGCTCGTGGCCCGCCAGCATCTTGCCAACTGGCCGATCGGCATCGCCAACAACCTCCTCTTCATCCTGCTGTTCACCCAGTCCGGTCTGTACGCCGACGCAGGCCTGCAGATCGTCTTCATCACCCTTGCCGCGTACGGCTGGTGGACCTGGACCCACGGGGGTGGACCGGGCTCGCCGGACCTGCCGGTGCGGAACACCGGCCGCACCGAATGGGTCCGGCTGTGCGCGGCAGGGGTGCTGGGGACCGCCGGTCTGACCGTTCTCCTCGACCACGCCACCGACTCCACCGTGCCGTTCTGGGACGCCCTGACGACCGCGCTGTCCTTGGCTGCGACGTACGGGCAGTGTCGGAAGCTCGTCGAGTCGTGGTGGCTGTGGATCGCCGCCGATGTCGTGTACATCCCGCTGTACGCGTACAAGGAGCTCTATCCGACCTCCCTGCTGTACGTCGGCTTCCTGGCGCTGTGCCTGGTCGGACTGCGCAACTGGAAGCGTGATCTCCAGGTTCCGCAGCGGGAGTTGGCGGAGGTGACAGGGTGAAGCGGTTCAGGCACGGGCTCGTGCTCGGTAAGTTCTATCCGCCGCACGCCGGCCATCACCACCTTGTCCGCACCGCTCAGGACCGCTGCGAGCGGCTGACCGTCCTGGTCTGCGCGGCCTCCGTCGAGTCAGTCCCCCTCGCTGGCCGGGTGGCCTGGATGCG is drawn from Streptomyces sp. NBC_01717 and contains these coding sequences:
- the scpB gene encoding SMC-Scp complex subunit ScpB — translated: MSEQRPTGASTVADLELKPALEAVLMVVDEPATEEHLAKVLERPRRAVADALRELADEYTVQRRGFDLRLVAGGWRFYTRPEYAEAVEGFVLDGQQARLTQAALETLAVVAYRQPVSRSRVSAVRGVNCDGVMRTLLQRGLVEEAGAEPETGAILYRTTNYFLERMGLRGLDELPELAPFLPEADAIEAETLEGVPSFDPDAPDTPDTHADDKTEF
- a CDS encoding pseudouridine synthase, with product MRSSGRNSGSGSGKSGGNRNPRGGGAGRDDRQDKRPRRPRPEERRYDVGGTGAGEKSGDGPRKGRGAAARGGAKGGPKPPQGGARSGGPRRGPQGAPSRSRELDAKIEQRNRDRYANKPDIKTPKTHPGAEQEGERLQKVLARAGMGSRRACEELIEQSRVEVNGEIVVEQGMRVDVHKDEIKVDGLTVAAQSYLFFALNKPAGVVSSMEDPDGRQCLGDYVTNRETRLFHVGRLDTETEGIILLTNHGELAHRLTHPKYGVKKTYLAAIQGPLPRDLGKHLKDGIQLEDGYARADHFRVVENTGKNYLVEVTLHEGRKHIVRRMLAEAGFPVERLVRTSFGPIPLGDQKSGWLRRLTNTEVGMLMGEVGL
- the pnuC gene encoding nicotinamide riboside transporter PnuC, giving the protein MSLADIIDPLQQPLVTVLDTPVGWTEVLGFGSGALCVWLVARQHLANWPIGIANNLLFILLFTQSGLYADAGLQIVFITLAAYGWWTWTHGGGPGSPDLPVRNTGRTEWVRLCAAGVLGTAGLTVLLDHATDSTVPFWDALTTALSLAATYGQCRKLVESWWLWIAADVVYIPLYAYKELYPTSLLYVGFLALCLVGLRNWKRDLQVPQRELAEVTG